The Nitrospira tepida genome includes a window with the following:
- the pgi gene encoding glucose-6-phosphate isomerase translates to MSSPGNQLTARPAWKALAAHHERIRDAHLRTLFAQDPERGTRMTAEAAGVFLDYSKNRITDETLRLLVHLAEECGLRARIEAMFNGEKINVTENRAVLHVALRAPKDSSIVVDGVNVVPRVHAVLDKMADFSNRVRSGAWKGHTGKRIRHIVNIGIGGSDLGPVMAYEALKHYSDRGMTFRFVSNIDGTDFAEAVRDLNPAETLFIVSSKTFTTLETMTNAHSARDWSLKGLGGAQAAVAKHFVAVSTNAAEVRQFGIDLANMFEFWDWVGGRYSMDSAIGLSTMLAVGPEQFHQMLAGFRRMDEHFRTAPFDRNLPVLLGLLTVWYNNFFGAQTVAVLPYEQYLKRFPAYLQQLTMESNGKSVMLNGTKVGYETSPIYWGEPGTNGQHSFYQLIHQGTKLIPCDFIAFARTLNPLGRHHDLLLANMFAQGEALAFGKTSEEVRAEGSPDWLVPHRTFEGNRPSNTVLLGRLTPESLGRLIALYEHSVFTQGVIWGVDSFDQWGVELGKVLSQRIIPELESQAEPQLGHDSSTNALIRRYRAWKQKP, encoded by the coding sequence ATGAGTTCACCCGGCAATCAGCTCACCGCTCGCCCGGCCTGGAAGGCCTTGGCCGCGCACCACGAACGGATTCGTGACGCGCATCTCCGGACCCTCTTCGCGCAGGACCCCGAACGCGGGACCCGTATGACCGCGGAGGCCGCCGGCGTCTTCCTGGATTATTCGAAGAATCGCATCACGGACGAGACGCTCCGCCTTCTCGTCCACCTCGCGGAGGAATGCGGGTTGCGGGCTCGGATCGAGGCGATGTTCAACGGCGAGAAGATCAACGTGACCGAGAACCGTGCCGTCCTTCATGTGGCGCTGCGCGCGCCGAAGGACTCCTCCATCGTGGTCGATGGCGTCAATGTGGTGCCGCGTGTCCATGCGGTGCTCGACAAAATGGCGGACTTCTCGAACCGCGTCCGGAGCGGCGCCTGGAAGGGGCACACGGGCAAACGCATCCGCCACATCGTCAACATCGGGATCGGGGGGTCAGACCTGGGGCCGGTCATGGCTTATGAAGCGCTCAAGCACTACAGCGACCGAGGCATGACGTTCCGTTTTGTGTCCAATATCGACGGGACCGATTTCGCGGAGGCCGTGCGCGACCTCAACCCGGCGGAAACCCTCTTCATCGTGTCGTCCAAGACCTTCACGACCCTCGAGACCATGACGAACGCGCACAGCGCGCGCGACTGGTCGCTCAAGGGACTCGGCGGCGCGCAGGCGGCTGTGGCCAAGCATTTTGTCGCCGTCTCGACGAATGCGGCGGAGGTGAGACAATTCGGCATCGACCTCGCCAACATGTTCGAGTTCTGGGACTGGGTCGGCGGACGCTATTCCATGGATTCGGCTATCGGCCTCTCGACGATGCTGGCTGTCGGGCCGGAGCAGTTCCACCAGATGCTGGCCGGCTTTCGCCGGATGGACGAACACTTCCGGACGGCGCCATTCGACCGCAACCTGCCCGTGCTCCTCGGCCTGCTCACCGTGTGGTACAACAACTTCTTCGGCGCGCAGACCGTGGCGGTCCTGCCCTATGAGCAGTATTTGAAACGATTCCCTGCCTATCTCCAGCAGTTGACGATGGAGAGCAACGGCAAGAGCGTGATGCTCAACGGGACCAAGGTCGGTTACGAAACAAGCCCGATCTATTGGGGTGAGCCCGGCACCAACGGCCAGCACTCCTTCTACCAATTGATCCATCAAGGAACCAAACTCATCCCCTGCGACTTTATTGCATTCGCCCGGACGCTCAACCCGCTCGGCCGGCATCACGATCTCTTGCTCGCAAACATGTTCGCGCAGGGCGAAGCCCTCGCGTTCGGCAAGACGTCCGAGGAGGTGCGGGCCGAAGGGTCGCCTGATTGGCTGGTTCCCCATCGCACCTTCGAGGGCAACCGGCCCTCCAACACCGTGCTGCTCGGCCGGCTCACGCCCGAGTCGCTCGGTCGACTGATCGCCCTCTATGAGCACAGCGTGTTTACCCAGGGTGTCATCTGGGGCGTCGATTCGTTCGATCAGTGGGGGGTTGAGTTGGGCAAGGTGCTGTCCCAGCGCATCATTCCTGAACTGGAGAGCCAGGCGGAGCCCCAACTTGGGCACGACAGTTCCACCAACGCGCTGATCCGCCGCTACCGGGCATGGAAGCAGAAGCCATGA
- a CDS encoding M48 family metalloprotease: protein MTIPIVQSACSVNPVSGRPELTLVSEEQENKLGAEEAKKVEAQMGLLDNDPFSAYLTQLGKRLAEQSPRQSVAYQFHLVDMEEPNAFALPGGYVYVTRGLLALTNSEDELAGVVGHEIGHVAARHSVQSISKRGPFAAVFGIVSGVTGLVSPLVGNIVGGIGDLTQSLIFSPYSRSQENEADEVGQGIAAKAGWDPVALSTFLSNLEREVELYQGKPRRPSFFDSHPPTPERVRKTSVHATTLTRAPRAPISATKDSYLARLDGLVIGQRAANGILMDQQFLQPDLNFLFELPDKWKVENTPQMLIAAASDGEGALLLRTVAEGQDPLDGARTLQKTTKSDILSRTQRFQIGDLPAARTHLKADSQTELDLTWIAHGGLIYQIAGLAPARRFESMKPVLDSTVNSFRPLTATERDNITEKRIRLVKAQTGETIEAVATRSRSAWKPEEIAVANGLKASAPLVQGQTLKIAVTEPYAPRPVR from the coding sequence ATGACAATACCGATTGTGCAAAGCGCCTGTTCAGTGAATCCCGTGAGCGGCAGGCCGGAACTCACGCTGGTTTCGGAAGAGCAGGAAAACAAGCTTGGAGCCGAGGAAGCTAAAAAGGTCGAAGCCCAGATGGGGTTGCTCGACAACGACCCTTTCTCGGCCTACTTGACTCAGTTGGGCAAACGGTTGGCCGAACAATCGCCCCGCCAAAGTGTGGCCTATCAATTTCACCTCGTCGATATGGAAGAGCCGAACGCCTTCGCCTTGCCGGGCGGGTACGTCTATGTCACGCGCGGGTTGCTCGCCCTGACCAATTCCGAAGATGAGCTGGCGGGCGTCGTCGGGCATGAGATCGGCCATGTGGCGGCGCGGCATTCGGTTCAAAGTATTTCAAAGCGCGGTCCATTCGCTGCGGTGTTTGGGATCGTCTCTGGCGTGACCGGCCTTGTGAGCCCGCTGGTCGGCAACATCGTCGGCGGGATCGGAGACTTGACGCAAAGCTTGATCTTTTCTCCCTACAGCCGCAGCCAGGAAAATGAAGCCGATGAGGTCGGGCAGGGGATTGCCGCAAAGGCCGGCTGGGATCCTGTCGCGCTGTCGACCTTCCTGTCCAATCTGGAACGGGAGGTGGAGCTGTACCAAGGGAAACCGCGGAGGCCGAGCTTCTTCGACTCCCACCCTCCGACGCCGGAACGGGTCAGAAAAACGTCGGTGCACGCAACCACCTTGACGCGGGCGCCACGTGCACCGATCAGCGCCACCAAGGACTCCTACCTCGCCAGGCTGGATGGGCTCGTCATCGGACAGCGGGCGGCGAATGGAATCCTGATGGATCAGCAATTTCTCCAGCCGGACTTGAACTTCCTTTTTGAACTCCCTGATAAATGGAAGGTAGAAAACACGCCACAAATGCTGATTGCCGCGGCTTCTGACGGGGAGGGGGCTCTGCTGTTGAGAACCGTTGCCGAAGGACAGGACCCGTTGGACGGCGCCCGCACTCTTCAAAAGACGACCAAATCGGACATTCTGTCACGGACGCAACGATTTCAGATCGGTGATTTGCCCGCGGCTCGAACCCACCTCAAAGCCGACAGCCAGACCGAGCTCGACCTGACCTGGATCGCCCACGGCGGCCTGATTTATCAGATCGCCGGTCTGGCTCCCGCGAGACGGTTCGAGTCGATGAAGCCGGTGCTCGATTCCACCGTGAACAGCTTCCGGCCCTTGACCGCGACTGAACGGGATAACATCACCGAAAAACGCATCCGGCTCGTCAAAGCCCAGACAGGAGAAACCATCGAGGCGGTGGCGACGAGGAGCCGATCGGCCTGGAAGCCCGAAGAGATCGCCGTGGCGAACGGACTCAAGGCATCGGCTCCTCTCGTGCAGGGCCAGACCTTGAAGATCGCCGTGACGGAACCCTATGCCCCACGCCCGGTTCGTTAA
- a CDS encoding endonuclease/exonuclease/phosphatase family protein: MSRFRVLTYNTLHGLDVGRLWVRPGESEDDRTARITLQIDDMARVEPDVMLLQEVNPLPRMATAYVDGLRARSLTYNEVHQVDACGVRPLPGVAVVPGLNNGLVVLAKAPLLVRKLAGLKLSGGFGLCRDRLGVQFGELRYALIAEVENPASHRKLLVVSLHLHSGIERDEYFTQRLLVAQSEGRIQDQASSQQILNALAEDQQQRVQELRTLLAELKRLQAAGSYVGILIGGDFNFEPDSPGYRELQEAGLRDTYTVARRTGELHTYDPRLNPVARQEEIELPPTLASVIQRMPEDQQQRIKDGYRRGVSQARRIDFLFMMLADPAHPLGCLRQELFGRPNAVTLGAGSDHFGVLDTYTTDGNC; encoded by the coding sequence ATGTCGCGATTCAGAGTCCTCACCTACAACACCCTGCATGGCCTGGACGTGGGCCGCCTCTGGGTGCGGCCGGGCGAATCCGAAGACGACCGAACCGCCAGGATCACGTTGCAGATCGACGACATGGCTCGCGTGGAGCCGGACGTGATGTTGCTGCAGGAAGTGAATCCGTTGCCTCGCATGGCGACCGCCTACGTTGACGGACTTAGAGCGCGCAGCCTCACGTACAACGAGGTGCATCAAGTCGATGCCTGCGGGGTCAGACCGCTTCCGGGAGTAGCGGTGGTCCCAGGATTAAATAACGGTCTTGTGGTGCTCGCCAAAGCGCCGTTGCTCGTGCGGAAGCTGGCAGGCTTGAAATTGAGCGGAGGGTTCGGGCTTTGCCGCGACCGCCTGGGCGTGCAGTTCGGCGAATTGCGCTATGCGCTCATCGCCGAAGTGGAGAATCCCGCCAGCCATCGGAAGCTGCTCGTCGTCAGTCTGCATCTGCATTCCGGGATCGAGCGAGACGAATATTTCACGCAACGGCTGCTCGTCGCGCAGAGCGAAGGTCGGATTCAGGACCAGGCTTCCTCGCAACAGATCCTGAACGCCTTGGCGGAGGATCAGCAACAACGGGTCCAGGAACTGCGTACGTTGCTCGCGGAGCTTAAGCGGCTGCAGGCCGCCGGCTCGTATGTGGGCATCCTCATCGGCGGAGACTTCAACTTTGAGCCGGACTCGCCGGGATATCGCGAGTTGCAGGAGGCCGGTCTGCGCGATACCTACACGGTCGCGCGCCGAACCGGAGAATTGCACACCTATGACCCGAGACTGAATCCGGTCGCCCGCCAGGAGGAGATCGAATTGCCGCCGACCTTGGCCTCGGTCATACAAAGGATGCCGGAGGATCAACAGCAACGGATCAAGGACGGCTACCGCCGCGGGGTGAGCCAGGCCCGGCGCATTGATTTTCTCTTCATGATGCTGGCGGACCCGGCTCATCCGTTGGGCTGCCTCAGGCAGGAACTCTTCGGCCGCCCGAATGCCGTGACCCTCGGCGCCGGTTCCGACCATTTTGGCGTGCTGGACACCTACACGACGGACGGCAATTGCTGA